A stretch of the Planktothricoides raciborskii GIHE-MW2 genome encodes the following:
- a CDS encoding class I SAM-dependent methyltransferase, translated as MNQLSSIKLLPPETLLKTGAVDHADWNYRPILGWIQRQRFNLIISLLAKERVNRLLEVGYGSGVFMPELSDRCRELYGIDIHQKQASVNKVLAEFNISAKLYSGSATLLPFKNNFFDCLVAVSSLEFIDNLDAASQEMQRVLKPGGSLVVVTPGASKIVDIGLKLLTGKSAKNDYGDRRQSLIPTLLKYFTIQQKTTVPRFDSGLFCLYTGLKLCPRLKKKI; from the coding sequence ATGAACCAGCTATCTTCCATAAAACTTTTACCACCAGAGACCTTGTTAAAAACTGGTGCCGTCGATCATGCTGATTGGAACTATCGACCTATTTTAGGCTGGATTCAACGTCAAAGATTTAATCTGATTATATCTTTGTTGGCCAAAGAAAGGGTCAATCGACTTTTAGAAGTCGGTTATGGCAGTGGTGTCTTTATGCCTGAATTAAGCGATCGCTGTCGGGAACTGTACGGAATTGATATTCACCAAAAACAAGCATCAGTGAATAAAGTTTTGGCCGAATTTAATATTTCAGCAAAACTTTATTCGGGTAGTGCCACATTACTCCCATTTAAAAATAATTTTTTTGACTGTTTAGTGGCCGTTAGCAGTCTTGAATTTATTGATAATTTAGATGCAGCTTCTCAGGAAATGCAGCGAGTTCTCAAGCCGGGAGGTTCTCTAGTTGTTGTGACTCCAGGTGCTTCAAAAATTGTGGATATCGGATTAAAACTTCTTACGGGAAAAAGTGCGAAAAATGACTATGGCGATCGCCGTCAATCATTAATTCCTACTTTGCTGAAATATTTTACCATTCAACAAAAAACTACCGTACCTAGATTTGACAGTGGTCTGTTCTGTCTTTACACTGGCTTAAAACTTTGCCCTCGTCTTAAGAAGAAAATTTAA
- a CDS encoding lysylphosphatidylglycerol synthase transmembrane domain-containing protein, translating to MKEKQDSLKKRETSVRRWLYGLLGLIITIVFLVWALRGVSPGVVWQAVQQSQGEWVLLGLITFISSFSIRARRWGTLLGAHHDPGSFKIRQSAVFIGFAGNAILPAHAGEVIRSLILHRFGGVPLGAALGSIFAERLLDAVVAFLLLLIALLSVTQASHLGAVQPGNFSSLPVGWIALVLAIACVMFLSAARWPLAIAEFVGKVSRVFGLGRHAPRIEAIVRSLLSGLEALRYPQRGIMAVMESFCIWGMTGMTYWFLMLAFGINTPGPMGALFVQGVVALAIAIPSSPGYLGPFEAAIRFGLGLYAIPPDAIVAFAITLRILMFFSLTAIGFFLATRLGLSWHDFIQSKNDQKAGVFTKSGSG from the coding sequence ATGAAAGAAAAACAAGATTCCCTGAAAAAAAGAGAGACTTCCGTTCGTCGCTGGCTATACGGACTATTGGGTCTAATCATCACCATTGTCTTTTTAGTCTGGGCATTACGGGGTGTATCCCCAGGGGTGGTATGGCAAGCGGTGCAACAATCCCAAGGAGAATGGGTGCTGCTGGGGTTAATCACCTTTATCAGTTCCTTTTCCATTCGGGCAAGACGTTGGGGCACCTTGCTGGGGGCACACCACGACCCAGGGTCCTTTAAAATCCGTCAATCTGCGGTGTTCATTGGCTTTGCCGGTAATGCTATTCTCCCAGCCCATGCGGGAGAGGTGATTCGTTCTTTAATTCTGCACCGATTTGGCGGCGTTCCTTTGGGGGCAGCCCTGGGAAGCATCTTCGCCGAACGGTTGCTGGATGCGGTGGTCGCCTTTCTCTTATTATTAATTGCCCTGTTGTCCGTGACCCAAGCTAGTCACCTTGGGGCCGTACAACCGGGAAATTTCTCCTCTTTGCCCGTTGGCTGGATCGCGCTGGTGTTAGCGATCGCCTGTGTAATGTTCTTATCCGCCGCTAGATGGCCTTTGGCGATCGCGGAATTCGTTGGCAAAGTTAGCCGAGTCTTCGGTCTGGGTCGCCATGCCCCCCGAATTGAGGCGATCGTCCGCAGTCTACTCAGTGGACTCGAAGCCCTCCGCTATCCTCAACGGGGCATTATGGCGGTGATGGAGAGTTTCTGTATTTGGGGCATGACCGGCATGACCTACTGGTTCCTGATGTTGGCCTTTGGCATTAATACCCCCGGCCCAATGGGGGCTTTGTTCGTCCAAGGGGTTGTGGCATTAGCGATCGCCATTCCCTCGTCCCCCGGTTACTTAGGCCCATTTGAAGCCGCCATCAGATTCGGACTGGGACTCTACGCCATTCCCCCAGATGCGATCGTGGCTTTTGCCATCACCCTGAGAATTCTCATGTTCTTCAGTCTCACCGCGATCGGATTTTTCCTCGCCACCCGGTTGGGTCTATCTTGGCATGACTTCATCCAAAGCAAAAACGACCAAAAAGCGGGTGTTTTCACCAAATCTGGATCTGGGTGA
- a CDS encoding N-acetyltransferase, whose product MSISYQLVPFDRNTPAPVQVLARLHQELIPSSPIVLLGKGFMEQFYYHILPREGLICGAVAYIDGQPAGFIVATPDSARFMRIGLRRHWWRLIWIIGTSVLREPKRLAAIWEAWQIMRSRGQWPLTPTGEAEALEGELLSFGVLPAYRNPKFIRQSGLQISQDLFNRAVSQIQEAGICQIRAIVDADNTPAKLFYHGLGWHLDRTQVPGWRLPSVDFVWRNTAKADPAQPSFQALNKGN is encoded by the coding sequence ATGAGTATCTCTTACCAACTTGTTCCCTTTGATCGAAACACCCCTGCACCCGTGCAAGTTCTCGCTCGACTGCATCAAGAGCTAATCCCCAGTAGCCCAATTGTCTTATTGGGTAAGGGATTTATGGAGCAATTTTACTATCATATATTGCCCCGCGAGGGTTTAATTTGTGGTGCCGTGGCCTATATCGACGGTCAACCCGCCGGATTTATCGTCGCCACACCAGACTCAGCCCGGTTTATGAGAATTGGCCTCCGACGCCATTGGTGGCGATTAATCTGGATCATTGGCACTTCGGTGCTGCGGGAACCTAAGCGACTGGCGGCGATTTGGGAAGCATGGCAAATTATGAGGAGTAGGGGTCAATGGCCATTGACCCCTACTGGTGAAGCAGAAGCACTGGAGGGAGAACTGCTTTCTTTTGGGGTACTGCCTGCTTACCGAAATCCAAAATTTATTAGACAATCTGGTTTACAAATTTCCCAGGATCTTTTCAACCGGGCTGTAAGCCAGATTCAAGAGGCAGGAATTTGCCAAATTCGAGCGATCGTTGACGCGGACAATACTCCCGCCAAACTGTTTTATCACGGATTGGGATGGCATCTCGATCGCACCCAAGTCCCTGGTTGGCGACTTCCCAGTGTGGATTTTGTCTGGCGAAACACGGCAAAAGCAGATCCGGCGCAACCAAGCTTTCAAGCTTTAAACAAGGGGAACTGA
- a CDS encoding SDR family NAD(P)-dependent oxidoreductase produces MDHPITLITGTRKGIGKFLAEHYVAQGHHVIGCSRGEIDWKLDGYIHYVADVADEKAVQAIFADLRQTYGRLDHLINNAGMASMNHSLLTPVSTVHKLLDTNVVGTFLFCREAAKLMKKNKYGRIVNFTTIAVPLKLAGEAIYVASKAAVLSLTEVLAREFAEFGITVNSVGPVPIETDLIRAVPKEKIDQLLAKQAIHRLGTCEDVANVIDFYLKKESGLVTGQNLFLGGV; encoded by the coding sequence ATGGATCATCCGATTACTTTGATTACCGGAACTCGCAAAGGAATTGGCAAATTTTTAGCCGAACACTATGTCGCCCAAGGACATCATGTCATTGGTTGCAGTCGCGGGGAAATCGATTGGAAATTAGACGGTTATATTCATTACGTCGCGGATGTTGCGGATGAAAAAGCGGTTCAGGCAATTTTTGCCGATTTACGCCAAACTTATGGTCGGCTAGATCATTTAATTAATAATGCGGGAATGGCTTCTATGAATCATTCTTTGCTCACTCCCGTTTCCACAGTTCACAAACTGTTAGATACGAATGTGGTCGGCACTTTTCTCTTTTGTCGAGAAGCGGCTAAATTAATGAAAAAAAATAAGTATGGTCGCATCGTGAATTTCACCACGATCGCCGTACCCCTGAAATTAGCAGGAGAAGCAATTTATGTAGCATCAAAAGCAGCAGTGCTTTCTTTAACGGAAGTTTTAGCCAGAGAATTTGCGGAATTTGGCATTACGGTTAATTCCGTGGGTCCCGTACCCATTGAGACGGATTTAATTCGGGCTGTCCCGAAAGAAAAAATTGACCAGTTACTTGCCAAACAAGCGATTCACCGTTTGGGAACCTGTGAAGATGTGGCTAATGTGATTGACTTTTATCTCAAAAAAGAAAGTGGCTTAGTTACAGGTCAAAATCTGTTTTTAGGGGGCGTCTAA
- a CDS encoding NAD(P)/FAD-dependent oxidoreductase, whose amino-acid sequence MSDRNLSSTIKNPQIEHPKTESWAIIGGGMLGMTLAHRLVQQGKNVTLFESANYLGGLASAWQLGDLVWDRHYHVTLLSDTYLKNLLDELGLAAEMQWVETRTGLYTNGKLYSISNSIEFLRDFPLGLLGKIRFALTILYGSKIKNWQKLEKISVSDWLIRWSGKSVFEKIWLPLLRSKLGENYKIASASFIWAIIARLYAARRTGLKKEMFGYVPGGYAKIIDRFAQVLAAENVKIELGHRVTRIERFNQGIKIQFDNGHEARCDRVIVTCAAPIAAQICPDLTADEINRLKAIQYQGIICASLLLKKPLSDFYVTNITEDWVPFTGVIEMSALVDLQNFHGNALVYLPKYVTQNDPDFALSDSEIKAKFIQGLQRMYPEFDPRDILCFQVSKVRYVLAISTLNYSEMLPQINTSIPGLHIINTAHILNGTLNVNETIQLAEKVSQQLFTLPI is encoded by the coding sequence ATGAGCGATCGCAATTTATCATCTACCATAAAAAATCCCCAGATAGAACATCCCAAAACAGAAAGTTGGGCAATTATCGGTGGTGGGATGCTGGGCATGACTTTAGCCCATCGTCTGGTGCAACAAGGCAAAAATGTCACCTTATTTGAAAGTGCCAATTATTTAGGTGGATTGGCAAGTGCTTGGCAACTGGGTGATTTAGTTTGGGATCGCCATTATCATGTCACCTTGTTGTCAGATACTTATTTAAAAAATCTGTTAGATGAACTGGGTTTAGCCGCCGAAATGCAATGGGTGGAAACTCGCACCGGCTTATATACCAATGGCAAGTTATATTCGATTTCTAATAGTATCGAATTTCTTCGAGATTTTCCCCTAGGGTTACTCGGTAAAATCCGCTTTGCTTTAACCATTCTCTATGGGTCAAAAATTAAAAATTGGCAAAAACTAGAAAAAATATCTGTGAGTGATTGGCTAATCCGCTGGTCGGGCAAGTCGGTGTTTGAGAAAATTTGGTTGCCCCTACTGCGATCGAAGCTGGGAGAGAACTATAAAATCGCGTCTGCTTCCTTTATTTGGGCAATTATTGCCCGACTATATGCGGCCCGTCGTACCGGATTGAAAAAAGAAATGTTTGGCTATGTTCCCGGTGGATATGCCAAAATTATCGATCGCTTTGCCCAAGTTTTAGCGGCAGAAAATGTTAAGATAGAACTCGGTCATCGGGTGACAAGAATTGAGCGATTTAACCAAGGCATCAAGATTCAGTTTGACAATGGGCATGAAGCAAGGTGCGATCGCGTAATTGTCACCTGCGCTGCCCCAATTGCCGCGCAAATTTGCCCGGACTTAACCGCTGATGAAATCAATCGACTCAAAGCCATTCAATATCAGGGAATTATTTGTGCTTCTCTGCTATTGAAGAAGCCTTTATCTGACTTCTATGTCACCAACATTACTGAGGACTGGGTTCCCTTTACCGGGGTAATTGAAATGTCCGCCTTAGTCGATCTCCAAAACTTCCACGGCAATGCTTTGGTTTACCTGCCGAAATATGTCACCCAAAACGACCCGGATTTTGCTTTATCTGATTCAGAAATTAAAGCAAAATTCATTCAAGGTCTGCAAAGGATGTATCCGGAGTTTGACCCCAGGGACATCCTCTGTTTCCAAGTCTCGAAAGTCCGGTATGTCCTGGCAATTTCTACCCTAAATTACTCAGAAATGTTGCCGCAAATTAACACCTCTATCCCCGGATTACATATTATCAACACCGCGCATATTCTCAACGGCACATTGAATGTGAATGAAACCATTCAGCTTGCGGAAAAAGTAAGTCAACAGCTTTTTACTCTGCCTATTTAA
- a CDS encoding alpha/beta fold hydrolase, which yields MNPMNQIQASTEGRVGKILPTLRIAIACILSTILGCASKANISPPFEAGAKGYSPTPKSTNDFPDYSRTPVLFVHGSGLSSSTWQPMIKHLQEIGYPSAYLYAVEIQPNDGANDRAAETFIAPAVESMLAKAQAAARDAAKQKSNVPKNIEPIPVKVDIVAHSMGAVSSRWYIAKLHPERVRTWISLAGANHGTNALCGYSGAGNQQMCPAFATSAEDSPLQVALNGTPSAPIDETPFGLGVDSPEVKTIPPDTDREILYLSVRIEPDGWIKPENSAVIDGAGGLPIPIPAGVPVQETSPGNYLFQGRVGHDPLPQDPDLIRLVASMLSVRDGQERR from the coding sequence ATGAATCCCATGAATCAAATCCAAGCCTCAACCGAGGGTAGGGTGGGCAAAATTTTGCCCACCCTACGGATAGCGATCGCCTGTATTCTCAGCACGATCCTCGGCTGTGCTTCCAAAGCCAACATTTCCCCTCCCTTTGAAGCGGGGGCAAAGGGGTATTCCCCAACCCCGAAATCGACTAACGACTTTCCTGACTATTCTCGTACCCCGGTGCTATTTGTCCACGGTTCCGGCTTAAGTTCAAGCACATGGCAGCCCATGATCAAACATCTGCAAGAAATTGGTTATCCATCGGCATATCTTTACGCCGTGGAGATCCAGCCCAATGATGGGGCAAACGATCGCGCCGCCGAAACCTTCATTGCCCCTGCGGTGGAGTCGATGTTGGCCAAAGCCCAGGCAGCCGCCAGAGATGCCGCCAAACAAAAATCTAACGTCCCAAAAAATATCGAACCGATACCCGTGAAGGTGGATATCGTAGCGCACAGTATGGGGGCGGTAAGCAGTCGCTGGTACATCGCCAAACTGCATCCAGAACGGGTACGCACTTGGATTTCCCTTGCCGGGGCTAATCATGGCACCAATGCCCTCTGCGGTTATTCCGGAGCAGGGAATCAACAAATGTGTCCAGCCTTTGCCACTTCTGCGGAGGACAGTCCCTTGCAGGTGGCACTCAATGGCACCCCCAGCGCCCCGATTGATGAAACTCCCTTCGGACTGGGAGTTGATTCCCCAGAAGTCAAAACCATTCCCCCAGACACAGACCGAGAGATTTTATATCTCTCCGTGCGAATTGAACCCGATGGTTGGATTAAACCAGAAAATAGTGCCGTAATTGATGGGGCTGGAGGACTGCCCATCCCCATCCCTGCGGGAGTCCCGGTGCAAGAAACCAGTCCCGGCAACTACTTATTTCAAGGTCGCGTCGGCCACGATCCCCTGCCCCAAGACCCGGATCTAATTCGTCTGGTAGCCAGTATGCTTAGTGTCCGCGACGGACAGGAGAGGCGTTAA
- a CDS encoding glycosyltransferase family 39 protein produces the protein MKTMNIFLNNHCQINPKWLRFIIISALAIGIFFRFANLEQKIYWGDEAFTSLWISGHTSTELMASLFTGEIIQVEDFQKYQGIFPGNNVIDTVNALAKDTPLMPPLYFALVRCWVGVFGDSIAAIRALSAVISLFVFPAIYWLCWELFNSSLVGWIAIALTAVCPYQVLYAQEARPYILWAVTILLSSACLLRAIRINKPLNWGIYAIALTASLYTHLFSVFVAVGHGIYLLILERFRLSKILMAYLIASVGGMLAFSPWILLILKFQEYYREQPGASIFVIAKRLIGILPRIIIDFGSGYSDSVLKISVMLILNSLVLAFICYAFWVTICKNPLKISAFLVIFTWFILLVTVFRDLNSTSGVLLTNKRYLFPVVMGIEISIADFLSYQLSQKKIPQRLCHIILLGLISSGILSGAISLPSKTWWNKEVGNDYTEIVEQINQYQNPVVISDTKLWVIWNLIYYHKLDKSKLKLQLFTPKTLHMFNPEKTDANISDTSTVDYGNSDLLLFYPSPGLIAKFEASSDGKLASVNKLRLWSLK, from the coding sequence ATGAAAACAATGAATATTTTTTTAAATAATCATTGCCAAATTAACCCTAAATGGCTAAGATTTATCATTATCTCCGCTTTAGCAATCGGCATTTTTTTTAGATTTGCTAACCTGGAGCAAAAAATTTATTGGGGCGATGAAGCTTTTACTTCTCTGTGGATTTCTGGTCATACATCAACGGAGTTAATGGCCAGTCTTTTTACCGGGGAAATTATTCAAGTTGAAGACTTCCAAAAATATCAGGGTATTTTTCCGGGAAATAACGTCATTGATACCGTGAATGCTCTAGCAAAAGATACTCCTTTGATGCCACCACTGTACTTTGCCCTGGTGCGCTGTTGGGTGGGAGTTTTTGGTGACTCGATCGCCGCTATAAGAGCGCTTTCTGCTGTGATTAGTTTATTCGTATTTCCAGCGATCTATTGGCTATGTTGGGAATTGTTTAATTCATCATTAGTCGGATGGATTGCGATCGCCCTTACCGCTGTATGTCCTTATCAAGTTTTATACGCCCAAGAAGCGAGACCATATATCTTATGGGCAGTGACAATTTTACTTTCTAGTGCCTGTTTACTCCGAGCCATCAGGATTAATAAACCGCTCAATTGGGGCATATATGCGATCGCTTTGACTGCCAGTCTATACACACATCTATTTTCTGTATTTGTGGCCGTCGGGCATGGAATTTATCTTCTGATCTTAGAACGGTTTCGACTGAGTAAAATCTTGATGGCTTATTTGATAGCATCTGTTGGGGGGATGTTGGCGTTTTCTCCCTGGATTTTATTGATCCTAAAATTTCAAGAGTATTATCGAGAGCAACCCGGGGCTTCTATCTTTGTTATAGCCAAGCGCTTAATCGGGATTCTGCCTAGAATTATTATCGATTTCGGCTCTGGCTATTCAGACTCGGTTCTGAAAATTTCTGTGATGCTGATCTTAAATTCCCTCGTCTTGGCATTTATCTGCTATGCTTTTTGGGTGACTATTTGTAAAAATCCTCTAAAAATTTCCGCCTTTTTGGTAATTTTTACCTGGTTTATCTTACTGGTGACAGTGTTCAGAGATTTAAATTCAACTTCTGGAGTTCTACTAACCAACAAAAGATATTTGTTTCCGGTTGTTATGGGTATAGAAATATCCATAGCGGATTTTTTATCCTACCAACTAAGTCAGAAAAAAATCCCTCAAAGGCTCTGTCATATTATTTTATTAGGATTGATTTCATCAGGAATTTTATCTGGGGCGATTAGTCTGCCGTCAAAAACTTGGTGGAATAAGGAGGTTGGCAATGACTATACTGAAATTGTGGAGCAAATAAATCAATATCAAAATCCAGTTGTAATCAGCGACACGAAATTGTGGGTAATCTGGAATTTAATTTACTATCATAAATTGGACAAATCAAAGTTAAAATTGCAGTTGTTTACTCCCAAAACTCTTCATATGTTTAACCCTGAAAAAACTGACGCAAATATTTCTGATACCAGCACCGTAGACTATGGGAATAGCGATTTACTTTTATTTTATCCCTCTCCAGGATTAATTGCTAAATTTGAAGCCTCTAGTGATGGAAAATTGGCATCTGTAAATAAGTTAAGATTATGGTCACTTAAATAA
- a CDS encoding acyl carrier protein, which yields MSNQPLTTLEKSTITSEIVSLILANVRDIAEEQDIEISDNLDENTPLFGKHGLFDSLGLVSLVVAVEEAIADKYGVTVSLADEKAMSQKHSPYRNISSLAEYASSLIPTET from the coding sequence ATGAGTAATCAACCCTTGACCACATTGGAGAAATCTACTATAACTTCGGAAATTGTCTCCCTAATTTTGGCCAATGTTCGGGACATTGCCGAGGAACAAGATATAGAAATTTCTGATAATTTAGACGAAAATACTCCGCTGTTTGGTAAGCACGGCTTATTTGATTCCTTGGGACTGGTCTCCCTGGTGGTCGCGGTGGAAGAAGCGATCGCCGATAAATATGGAGTTACTGTGAGTCTCGCGGATGAAAAAGCCATGTCCCAAAAGCACAGCCCCTATCGTAATATCAGTTCTCTAGCTGAATATGCCAGTAGTTTAATTCCTACGGAAACGTAA
- a CDS encoding glycosyltransferase family 39 protein: MKNTIKIRLTTNENWQFLPNSFKFLLVVVLAIGIFFRFANLEQKIYWGDEAFTSLWISGHTSTELMASLFTGEIIQVEDFQKYQGIFPGNNVIDTVNALAKDTPLMPPLYFALVRCWVGVFGDSIAAIRALSAVISLFVFPAIYWLCWELFNSSLVGWIVIALTAVCPYQVLYAQEARPYILWAVTILLSSACLLRAIRINKPLNWGIYAIALTASLYTHLFSVFVAVGQGIYLLIIHRFRLNKISINYLLSSLAAVLLFFPWFLCIIKFQQYYPDSSGASIFTLSKRLIGLFTRCFIDFGSDYSDSVITLIIMTIMSSIIIILIGYSFWFLIFHNPVKIWGFVLLSSLPILPLAVLRDLIKVSQVLLTSPRYLFPVILYVQISVAYLIYIWLQGNQTNHKKYRIVFVSLIASGILSSAVSLPAETWWNKPIPIQYPRIVEKINQSQNALIISDSYLWAMWNLIYYPNLDTSNLQFQLFTPETLEMFDFAQNINMKSRVTGKNTARDDENQKIFLFWPSKELINKLKNTHNWAVESVKNVNFLWNVTSLSQKNNIS; this comes from the coding sequence ATGAAAAACACGATAAAAATCAGATTAACGACTAATGAAAATTGGCAATTTTTGCCTAATTCATTTAAGTTTTTATTAGTTGTAGTTTTAGCGATCGGCATTTTTTTTAGGTTTGCTAACCTGGAGCAAAAAATTTACTGGGGCGATGAAGCTTTTACTTCTCTGTGGATTTCTGGTCATACATCAACGGAGTTAATGGCCAGTCTTTTTACCGGGGAAATTATTCAAGTTGAAGACTTCCAAAAATATCAGGGTATTTTTCCGGGAAATAACGTCATTGATACCGTGAATGCTCTAGCAAAAGATACTCCTTTGATGCCACCACTGTACTTTGCCCTGGTGCGCTGTTGGGTGGGAGTTTTTGGTGACTCGATCGCCGCTATAAGAGCGCTTTCTGCTGTGATTAGTTTATTCGTATTTCCAGCGATCTATTGGCTATGTTGGGAATTGTTTAATTCATCATTAGTCGGATGGATTGTGATCGCCCTTACCGCTGTATGTCCTTATCAAGTTTTATACGCCCAAGAAGCGAGACCATATATCTTATGGGCAGTGACAATTTTACTTTCTAGTGCCTGTTTACTCCGAGCCATCAGGATTAATAAACCGCTCAATTGGGGCATATATGCGATCGCTTTGACTGCCAGTCTATACACGCATCTATTTTCTGTATTTGTGGCCGTCGGGCAGGGAATTTATCTTCTCATAATTCACCGGTTTCGCTTGAATAAAATATCGATCAACTATTTGCTATCTTCTTTGGCAGCAGTCCTCTTATTTTTCCCTTGGTTTTTATGCATCATAAAATTTCAACAGTATTATCCAGATAGTTCTGGTGCTTCTATTTTTACTTTATCCAAGCGCTTAATCGGTTTGTTTACTCGATGCTTTATCGATTTCGGATCGGATTATTCAGACTCAGTTATAACACTTATTATAATGACGATAATGAGCAGTATTATTATTATACTAATTGGTTATAGCTTTTGGTTTTTAATTTTTCATAATCCTGTGAAAATATGGGGTTTTGTGCTTCTGTCGAGTCTGCCAATCCTGCCTCTAGCCGTTTTGAGGGATTTAATCAAAGTATCTCAAGTGCTTCTAACCAGTCCAAGATATTTGTTTCCGGTTATTTTATATGTACAAATATCTGTGGCTTATTTGATATATATTTGGCTTCAAGGCAATCAAACAAATCATAAAAAATACCGAATTGTTTTCGTATCATTAATTGCATCAGGTATATTATCTTCTGCCGTTAGCTTGCCAGCCGAAACTTGGTGGAATAAGCCAATCCCAATTCAATATCCTCGAATTGTCGAGAAGATAAATCAATCTCAAAATGCCCTCATTATTAGTGATAGTTACTTATGGGCGATGTGGAATTTAATTTACTATCCTAACTTGGATACTTCAAATCTACAGTTTCAATTGTTTACCCCCGAAACCCTAGAAATGTTTGACTTTGCTCAAAACATTAACATGAAATCAAGAGTTACTGGGAAGAATACAGCCAGGGACGATGAAAATCAAAAAATATTTTTATTCTGGCCATCTAAGGAGTTGATTAATAAATTAAAAAATACTCATAATTGGGCTGTTGAATCTGTAAAAAATGTAAATTTTTTATGGAATGTTACATCTCTAAGCCAGAAAAATAATATATCCTAA
- a CDS encoding fatty acid--CoA ligase family protein, with amino-acid sequence MYIDFLLDIFNRHREQEAIVWRNQLFSYDWLLNAIADWREKLRGIEGLVVSLEADFSPNAIALLLVLIEQNCIIVPLSSSVDMKKAEFREIAEVETIIKVSDLEAVEIEETPITATHELLLKLKQQSRPGLILFSSGSTGKSKATVHDFVPLLEKFKEPRQFLRTLTFLLFDHIGGINTLFYSLANGGLVVSIEDRSPDVVCQAIEKYKLELLPTSPTFINLILLSEAYKRYDISSLKLVTYGTEVMAETTLKRFNQLFPNVRLLQTYGLSEIGIMRSKSKSSDSLWVKVGGEGFETRIVDGQLEIKAKSAMLGYMNAPSPFTEDGWLKTGDAVEVDGEYIRFLGRKSEMINVGGEKVYPAEVESVLQLMDGVDDVAVCAEKNPITGQIVKAKVKLSTNESLPEFRKRMWSFCQKTMPKFKIPQKVVLANDWMHSERFKKMRRDIETG; translated from the coding sequence GTGTATATTGACTTTTTACTTGACATATTTAATCGCCACCGAGAACAAGAGGCAATCGTCTGGCGAAACCAGCTATTTTCCTACGATTGGCTATTAAATGCGATCGCCGATTGGCGCGAAAAACTTAGGGGAATTGAAGGGTTAGTGGTCAGCTTGGAAGCAGATTTTTCGCCCAACGCGATCGCCTTGTTGTTAGTTTTAATCGAACAGAACTGCATCATTGTTCCCCTGAGTAGTTCTGTAGACATGAAAAAAGCGGAATTTCGGGAAATTGCTGAGGTAGAAACAATCATTAAAGTCAGTGATTTAGAAGCAGTGGAAATTGAGGAAACGCCCATCACTGCCACTCACGAACTTTTGCTAAAACTGAAACAGCAAAGCAGACCGGGACTGATTCTCTTTTCCTCCGGTTCTACGGGAAAAAGTAAAGCGACCGTCCATGATTTTGTGCCGCTGTTAGAAAAATTTAAAGAACCACGCCAATTTTTACGCACCCTGACTTTTTTACTCTTCGATCATATCGGCGGAATTAATACCTTATTTTATAGTTTAGCCAATGGGGGATTAGTGGTTAGTATTGAAGATAGGTCGCCGGATGTAGTTTGCCAAGCCATTGAAAAATACAAGCTGGAATTATTACCTACTTCACCCACTTTTATCAATTTAATCTTGTTGAGTGAAGCCTACAAACGCTATGATATTTCTAGTCTTAAGCTGGTGACTTATGGCACGGAAGTCATGGCAGAAACCACCTTAAAACGATTTAACCAACTATTTCCCAATGTTAGATTATTACAAACCTATGGATTATCAGAAATTGGCATTATGCGATCAAAGTCAAAATCTTCTGATTCTTTGTGGGTAAAAGTTGGGGGCGAAGGATTTGAAACTCGCATCGTGGATGGTCAGCTAGAAATTAAAGCAAAATCCGCCATGTTGGGCTACATGAATGCACCGAGTCCTTTTACGGAAGATGGCTGGTTAAAAACTGGTGATGCGGTAGAAGTTGACGGAGAATATATTAGATTTTTAGGCCGAAAATCAGAAATGATTAATGTGGGTGGGGAAAAAGTTTACCCCGCAGAAGTCGAAAGTGTTCTTCAGTTAATGGACGGAGTGGACGATGTGGCCGTTTGCGCGGAAAAAAACCCAATTACCGGGCAAATTGTTAAGGCCAAAGTTAAACTAAGTACCAATGAAAGCCTCCCAGAATTTAGAAAACGAATGTGGAGTTTTTGTCAAAAAACAATGCCTAAATTTAAAATTCCCCAAAAAGTCGTTTTGGCAAATGATTGGATGCATAGCGAACGGTTTAAGAAAATGAGGAGGGACATTGAAACTGGTTGA